A stretch of DNA from bacterium:
GATGTTCCGGAACTGAGGATGGACCTTCTCTACAAGTTACTGGAAAAACAACCAAAGGAAGACCTGGCGGCTCACATTCCCGAGACAGCAAGTTATCTTGGTAAACTTGAAAAATTGCGTGAGGAAGTTGAAAAAGAAGAAGAGGAGAAGCCTCGGGAAGAAATTGCTGTTGTTATACTGAACTTTTATCTTAGCTCAGAAGATCATTTCATTGTTTTAAAGGCGTTAGATGATATTACCAAACGGTTTAACCTTGCGGATTCAAGCGAGGCTCTTGTCATGATGGCAACAATATATCTGAAAAGCACGGAATAGACTACTATCTCATGAAGATAATAGTAGTACTTCAGTCCTTTACGATATAAAAGACCGTGACGGTCACTTGTTCTGCCCAACGTCTGTCTCTTAACAGGTTGTGTGGCAGCATTTTTGAGACCTGACATGAGGACTTCCCGGTCGAAGAAAATGCTTCCTGCCAATTTGAAAAAACCGGGTATAACACCTTTCTTTTCGTACACCCATTTGGGAGTCTTGCCTAACAACTGGGCTACTTCGCTGACCGTGAGGTAGGGGCTTTCCATAACGTCCTCCGTTATGTGTCCCTAATCCTCACTGTTAATCATCACCTCAAGCTTTTTTGAGTAAATACAAAACCGCCTCCACTTTATACCTACTATATCACGAGTCAGCAATATAACTCCGGAAAGGAGAAATGCAAGTGCCAGCTGAAAGAATCAAGACGAAGTTCGGTTTCAGGTGGCGCTACCGGGGTCAGTATCAGGGCATTCAGTACCGAAGCCCGTCCATATACACCACCAAGCAGGAAGCGCTTCTGGCCGAGAAACGGCATGTGCTCGAAATTGACGAAAACCTGAGAAATCCGAAAAAAGATATGAAGCTTTTGGACCTTATGATCTTTCGGCTTGACCAACTCCAACTGAAAAAGAGCAAAAAGTATTACCGGGAGAACAAGCGGTATTTCAAAATGCTTCTTGAGAGGCTGGGCAACGTCTATGTTTCGGAAATCACCCGTCAACAGATCGATTCTTTCATCAACGACTTTTCACGGGATTTGGTCGGCCGCGGCAGAACCAACCACAAAGGAAACGCTTGCCTTAGATACCTGAAAGCGTTATTTTTCTACGGTTGCCGGATTCACGAATTGCAAAACAATCCATGTGTCGGCATCGAGTTTTTCCCGATTGACAAAAAGCTCAAACACATACCGTCCGATGAAAACATCGATGGCGTGTTGAAGCTTTGCGATCAGGAAGAAGCCCTGTTAATCCGTTTCGTCATGGACACCGGGGCCAGAATAAACGAGGCGTTGCATTTGACGCCAAAGGATATTTTTGACGATTACGTGGTTCTGTATACCCGTAAGAGCAAAAATTCCAACCTGATTCCCCGGAAAGTTCCCCGGCCCGAATACCTGGTGAATTTTACAGGTTTTAAGCGCTGGGGCGAACATCCGAGGTTTCTTGAGAAGTACGTCAGGAAATTGAAGCAGGAAACCTGGAACTGGCATAATCTCCGACACCGATATGCCAGCAGGCTGTCGAAAGAAGGCAAGCCGCTCTTTGAAATAATGGCCCTGCTCGGCCATTCGAATTTATCGACAACGCAGAACTATCTGCAGTTGTTGCCATAGAGGGTTATAAAACAACCCTCTATTTTAAATCTGCCAGAAAACTGCCAGAGAAGAGAAGGAAAAGAGCGCCGACATCTTATAAAGTATTGCCGCACAATCAAGTGCCCCCATAGCTCAGGTGGATAGAGCGACGGATTCCTAATCCGCAGGCCGCGTGTTCAAATCGCGCTGGGGGCACCACTGATAGTAAGGGCTTGGAAGAAATTCCGGGCCTTTTTTTCTTTTATGCATGGTCTCAACATGGTCTTCTATAAAATATCTACTGAATTACGAAGAGATATAGCATATTATATATGATGATTCGTGTTAGATATATATGAATTGAAAAAATAATGATTGTATCATGTATACTTTTAACAAAAGGAGCAGCCCAATGGCCCATCGCCGTACTTTTATTAAAAACGTTGCCGCCGCCGGGATAGCCGCTGGCTCGACAGCCTTGGGAACAGGTAAATCGTATGCCGCTGAAGAAAGAATCGATCCGAGGAAGCCCTTCAAACGGTCATCGAGGTTCAGAAACGAGCTGGTTACTATCGGAGTAGTCTGTGGATCGCGAAACGCCGGGCATATATCAATCTGGGGCCAGACATGGAATCCCGATAACGAGCATATACGGACTACCGGAATGAACTGCCGTTATATCTGGTGCCTGAAGGACGAGGATAAACAGTTTTATCGTGAGAAATGGGGTTTCGAGCCGGTTAAAAATCCCGAGGACATGATCGGTAAAATCGATGGTGTAATTCTTACTGATTTTTATACCGTCCCGCTCAACCATCTTATGGCGAAACCGTTTCTTGAAGCCGGAGTTCCCACATTTGTCAACCGCCCCTGCGCCACATCAATGGAGAAGGCGCGTTTTTTAACGCAGACAGCAGAAAAATACAAAACACCGCTCATGTGCGGTTCGACATGGGAATATACTGAAAGCTGCGGGGATGTCCGCACTTCGCTCGCAAAGATCGATGAGATCAAGGGATATGTCGCCCACAACTCTATGAGCGATTTTTATACACATGGCGTCCATGGAATCTACTATATCTATTCATGCCTGAAAAACGAGATCAGGAACGGGCGCGGCCCGGCAACAGCCGCATCGTATATGACACCTGACTGGAAAAACTGCAACGGCTGCGTCACATTCGAACATCAGGGGCCGAAAGGACCGTACTACGGCTCGCTGCACGAGCCATGCGGTGCTAACGGGCATGCGTATATTCATATTTTCTGCAATCATCCCTTCGATGTGGAAGGTAAAATTCCCGCATCTCCCGGGTACTTCACTTATAATACATGGAACGCCATGCAGCTCGTTATCCAGGAGATGTTCGAAACGAAAAAAAGCCCCGAGGAAGGCTTCGACATTCTCGAAAAAACCGCGATGTTTCTCATGGCATTCAAATCCGTTCTCGAGCGAAACGGCGCTCCGGTACGGCGTGAGGATCTTGAAGGATGGGAGCTCATGCCGCCGCGTAAGGCAGACTTTCCTGATGCCCATTCCGTGGATGAACTCAAACAGATCGCCCGTGTTTTCGGAGGCGACTATACTGAACCCTGACAGAGCATAACCCTGTACCCTGGCCATGATAATACTCAATATTGAATACCGGGAGAACAGCACATGGGAGAACAGAAAACGGTTGAAATCAGCCGCACCGATAAAAACACGAAACGCCGTGCTTTCATGAAAACAACCGCGGCAATCGGTGCCGCATCGTTGGTGCAGTCGGTCGCACCCACCGTGCATGCCGCGCCGCAATCAGCTAAAAGAAAGCTGAGAATCGGTGCCCTTGCCGTGGGGGCATATTCATTCTGGTCATACACATGGGGCGACCTGCTTTCCCCGCACGGGACCACGGTAAACCGCGGTTCGCTCGGTACTGACCTGTTCAACATGGAAATCACCCATGTCTGGGATGTGAATCCGGAAGAGGCTCAGAAGTTTGCTTCAAAAGTCGGCGCAAAAGTTGTAAAACGCTATGATGACATGGTGGGCGAGGTCGATGGTGTTGCATTCGGCGGATATTACGAAACCCCATGGCAGTACCGGCTTGCACGGCCCTATGTTGAAGCGGGCATCCCCACATATCTGAGCCGCCCGTTCGCCTATTCGCTCAGGGACATCGACGATCTGCTCGATTGCGCCGCATCTCACAATACTCCCATCATGGCGACCGATATCTACGAGCACCTGTATGCTGTCACCACGCTCAAAAAACAAATCAAAAATACCGGAGAGATACAATGCGTGCATGGTACCTGCCTGACACAGGAATATCCGGCTCTTTTCCACACTCCGTACATGATGTTCAAGATTCTGGGCACCGATATCAGCCGGGTATCGATAATCACCGATAACCCGAACGAGAGTAAATATCTTGTTGGAACATACCTGTATAAAGGCTGGAACGGACAGCCGCCGTTCACTGCATCGCTCACCATGACACCACGGGGTGATCTCTATTCCCTGACCGTTACGGGGACCGGGGGAATCGAAAGTTCGAGGCTTCCGGTGTTCGAGAATTGGCGCGATGACCTTCTTGTACACCATGTTCCGATGCTCGTTGCCATGCAGCGCATGTTTGAGGGGGAAAATTTCGAGCCGCTCGATACGGTCAGGAAAAAAACAGAGCTTTTTCTTACGGGATTTTATTCGGCTCTCGAGCGCAGAGGCGCGCCTGTCGATGTAGGAACT
This window harbors:
- a CDS encoding site-specific integrase → MPAERIKTKFGFRWRYRGQYQGIQYRSPSIYTTKQEALLAEKRHVLEIDENLRNPKKDMKLLDLMIFRLDQLQLKKSKKYYRENKRYFKMLLERLGNVYVSEITRQQIDSFINDFSRDLVGRGRTNHKGNACLRYLKALFFYGCRIHELQNNPCVGIEFFPIDKKLKHIPSDENIDGVLKLCDQEEALLIRFVMDTGARINEALHLTPKDIFDDYVVLYTRKSKNSNLIPRKVPRPEYLVNFTGFKRWGEHPRFLEKYVRKLKQETWNWHNLRHRYASRLSKEGKPLFEIMALLGHSNLSTTQNYLQLLP
- a CDS encoding ParB/RepB/Spo0J family partition protein, with protein sequence MYEELPLDVLIPNPQNTNRMSRMFAKKLHHNIEQLGLYETITVRPHPSLNDRFEVLNGHERINALRNIGLDSVRCDIWNVDDSRAQLFLAILNKLRGSDVPELRMDLLYKLLEKQPKEDLAAHIPETASYLGKLEKLREEVEKEEEEKPREEIAVVILNFYLSSEDHFIVLKALDDITKRFNLADSSEALVMMATIYLKSTE
- a CDS encoding Gfo/Idh/MocA family oxidoreductase, which gives rise to MGEQKTVEISRTDKNTKRRAFMKTTAAIGAASLVQSVAPTVHAAPQSAKRKLRIGALAVGAYSFWSYTWGDLLSPHGTTVNRGSLGTDLFNMEITHVWDVNPEEAQKFASKVGAKVVKRYDDMVGEVDGVAFGGYYETPWQYRLARPYVEAGIPTYLSRPFAYSLRDIDDLLDCAASHNTPIMATDIYEHLYAVTTLKKQIKNTGEIQCVHGTCLTQEYPALFHTPYMMFKILGTDISRVSIITDNPNESKYLVGTYLYKGWNGQPPFTASLTMTPRGDLYSLTVTGTGGIESSRLPVFENWRDDLLVHHVPMLVAMQRMFEGENFEPLDTVRKKTELFLTGFYSALERRGAPVDVGTVPVEWRAQPVKPDWIDESMFKK